The Natronobacterium texcoconense genome includes the window GGCCGCTCGTAATGGGTGTGCTAATATATTACTACTCCAACGTATCTCGAGGCGGTAGCGTTGCCCGCGAGCGCGCTGAACGTCCTCTCGGCCGACCGGGACCGTGCCGTTCCCGGGCCGTCTCGCACACCCCTGTGACCGACGAGCGGAGCGGACGCCCCCAATAGTCGAACCCTCGAGAACGACGGGACGTGTCCGACTCGAGGTGAAACCGATCGGTGAAGAAACACCCCTCGTCGAACGCTTTCGGCGGTCGGTAACGAAATCGGCCCAGGGAACGCTTTTGATGGTATCCACTGTAACCGAAGCCATGGCCGACGTAGCGTTGGACGACCGCGGTCGTCTCATGCTCCCGAAGGAAATCCGGGAGAAATACGGTGAGCGCTATCACATCGTTCCGCTCTCCGACGGGATCAAGCTAGTTCCGATCGCGGACGACCCGCTCGAGGCGCTGCGAGACGAGTTCGCCGACGGCGAGAAGTCGGCTGTCGAACATCGTGAGAAGGGACGCAACACTGCCCTCGACGAAGCCGGCCGGTAACGCTCCGCAATCCCTAAACGCGACTCTCACCAACTACGTTTCAATGAGCGACTGGACCGAGAAGTACCGACCGACGACGCTGTCGGAGGTACGCGGGAACAACAAGGCCCGAGACAAGTTGAAAGAGTGGGCCGACACCTGGGACGAGCACCGGGATGCGGTGATCGTCCACGGCAGCCCCGGCATCGGGAAGACCTCCGCCGCCCACGCGCTGGCCAACGACATGGGGTGGCCCGTAATGGAACTCAACGCCAGCGACAGCCGCGGCGCGGACGTGATCGAACGCATCGCGGGCGAAGCCGCAAAGACCGGCACGCTCACGAGCGGCGGCGCGGGTCGACGACTGGTCATCCTGGACGAAGCGGACAACTTCCACGGCAACGCCGACTACGGCGGCTCTCGAGAGGTTACTCGCGTCGTCAAGGACGCCAACCAGCCGATCGTTCTCGTGGCAAACGAGTTCTACGACATGAGCCAGTCGCTTCGCAACGCCTGCGAGACGATCGAGTTTCGGGACGTCTCGAAGCGGTCGATCGTCCCCGTGCTGCGTGACATCTGCCGGCGCGAGGGCATCGAGTTCGAGGAGGAAGCTCTCGAGTCGATCGCCGAGGATACGAGCGGCGACCTTCGTTCGGCAGTCAACGACCTGCAGGCGGTCGCCGAGGAAGCCGAACGGCTGACCGTCGAGGACGTGGTGACGGGCGAACGCGACACCACTGAGGGAATCTTCGACTACCTCGATACGCTCATCAAGGAGGAAGACGCCGAGGGTGCACTGCGGGCGTCCTACGACGTCGACGAGACGCCCGACGACCTGCTGAACTGGATCGAGGACAACGTGCCGAAAGATTACGAGGGGGAGGAACTGGCTGACGCCTACGAGTTCCTCGCGAACGCCGACCGCTGGCTTGGCCGGGTTCGGTCGACGCAGAACTACTCGTACTGGCGCTATGCGACCGACAACATGACCGCTGGCGTCGCCGCGTCCCGACAGGAGCCGAAAGGCGGCTGGACCCGGTACGGTCCGCCGAGCTACTGGTCGAAACTCGGGCGGACGAAAGGTACGCGAAACACCCGCGACGCGATCGCCGAGCGGATCGCCGAGCGAGAGGGGACTAGCGTCGCCACGGCTCGTCGCGAGATCCTCCCGTTCCTCTCGGCGATGACCCATCACTGCAAGAACCGTGAACTCACCGTCCAGATGGCGGCCGTCTACGAACTCGACGAGAAGGAGGTCTCGTTCGTCACCGGCAGCGGAAAAGACACCAACAAGGTCCAGTCGATCGTCGAGGATGCCGAAGAACGGCGAACGGAAGCGACCGTCGAACACTCTGGCTCTGCCTTCTTCGGCGGCGAAGACGACGGAGACGAATCGCGAGACCAGACCGACGACGAGCCGACCGGAGACTCGAGCGACGACGAGCAAGCGACGATCGCGGCCTCGAGCGACGACGGTGGCTCGACGGAGGTCGAGTCGACGTCCGAGACGGGAGAGACCGACGACGACCAGTCGGGTCTAAACGACTTCCTCTGATCGCGGCCGATGGCTCCTCATCTATCAGGGTTCCGACCAGCGATAGTATTAGGTCGCTGAGCAGCGTCACTGGGTAGTGACCGTTATGACGACCGACCAGCAGCGCTGTCCGCTCTGTACGGAACAGTACGACGATCGAACGGATCTCCGGGTCCACCTCGAGGTACAACATCGGAAATCCGAGATCGTCTCGTCGCTGCTCGACCTCCACGGATCGTCCTATTTTGTGCCAGTGGAGGAGTCTGGGTCGGTTCCAGGCGATCGAGAGCAGCCGGTGCCGCCGGCCTGATTGACCGGTTTCCTCCAGCCTCAGTCACAACAACCCGACTTCTTCGCCGGCCGCCTGGAACGCCTCGAGACAGGCGACGACGTCGACGGGTCGATGCGTCGCCATCGGCGTCACCCGGACTCTGCTCGCACCAGTGGGTACTTTCGGCGGCTGGATCGGCGTTGCGACGACGTTTCGCTCCCTGATCCCGTCGGCGAGGGCGGTCGCGTCCTCCCGGTCGCCGACCACGACGGGGAGAATCTGGGAATCGCCGAGAACCTCGAACCCCATTGCCTCGAGGCCGTCCCGGAGGTGGGCGACGTTCTCCCAGAGTTGTTCGCGGGCATCGCTGTGTCGGGCGACGTGCAACGCCTCACTCGCCGTGGCAGCGGCCGTCGGCGAGAGCCCAGTCGAGGAGACGAACGATCGAGCGTCCTGAATCAGACACTCGATCAGCGCGTCGCTGCCTGCGACGTAGCCGCCCTGACTGGCGAGTGCCATCGAGAGCGTTCCCAGTTGAACGTCGATGCAATCCTCGAGCCCTTCAGCCTGGACGATCCCGCCGCCGTCGGCGTAGAGCCCGGTAGCGTGGGCCTCGTCGGCCAGCACCCACGCACCGAACTTCTCGGCGAGGTCACAGATCGACGAAAGCGGTGCGACCGTACCGACCGCCCCGAAGACGGTGTCAGTCGCGATCAGCCAGGACTCGTCGTCGTCGCCGCGTTCGGCTCGCGTCTCGAGTTTCGACCGCAAATCCTCGAGGCTACAGTGATCGTAGACGACCGTGTCGGCACCCGAGAGCCGACAGCCGTCGACGATCCCCGCGTTGTTCGACTCGTCGGAGAAGACGACGTCCGGCTCGAGTGCTGTGAGCGTGCCGACGTTCGCGGCGTACCCCGAGGAAAACGAGAGGGCGCGATCGGTGCCCTTGACCTCGGCCAGCTGGCGCTCGAGGTCGTGGTGGACGAGCGTGTCACCAGTGGCTGGCCGGCTCGAACCGGCACCTGTTCCGACTGTCGCGGCGGCCTGTCTGGCGGCGTCCTGTACTCGCTGGTCGGTGGTCAGCCCCAGGTAGTTGTTCGATCCGAACACCAGCACCTCGTCTGACTCGAGGACCGGTAGATCACCCTCCGGTGGCGGAGCGAAGTGACCCCGCTCGGCCACTCGATCCGCAGGTGACAACGTCCGTCGTCGCGCCTCGAGAGACGTCACCCGATCTTCGAGGTCGAACCCGCGGTCTTCCATTCGCGTGAACGGAATCCTCGGCGTGCTTTTATTCTCACGGTTCCGTTTTGTCGTCTATCATTGACAGAAATAGCGGTCGGATACAGTACACGAACGCGTCTACGGGTCGAAAACGGTAGGGAGAGCCAAAATACGTTCGTCTCGGCTGACGTTTTTCGCCGTGTTTCGATCGAGTCGTTCGCTGGACAACGTGATCGAGTCCGCCGATCGGACGAACTATCACGTGACTGATTAATTGTCGAACGAGTGTCGAATTAAATACTCGAAACGGCCAGTACACTAATATGGAAGTGCTCTAACTCATTCCGATTGGAATAATTCCAAAAGTTAAATACGTGTGAAAATGTAGTTCGGGCAAGCCGACCCATGACTAACAGTACGATCGACGACGAGACCGGGGACGGGGGTGGGTTCGACGTCGGCTCGAGCGGGGACGAACTGTTCGGCGGGATCGCGGAGGACTCCCAGGACGAGCCGGCAGTCGACGACTGGGCGACCGATCACGAGCGGGTCAGCCAGGCGGTGGAGGATCGAACTGCCGACTCCGTTTTCGGCGAACTCAAGGCAGACGTCGGGAACGATGCCGACGACGTCCTCGGCGACGAGAGCCCCGACGACATCATCGCGAGCGCGGACGAGCCGGAACCGGAACCCGAGTGGCCTGTCGGCGACGATCTCGTCGCCGACGAGCAGGAACTGGAAGCGCTGCTGTTGACCGGCCGAACGAAAGAACAGGAGTTCCTCTGGGTCGATCCGGCCGACGAAGACGCCGCCACCGACGCCCCATCCGCTCCGGAGGAGACCACCGAGACGGACGACTCTCAGGAGACCAGCAACGTGGACGACTCTCGAGACACCGATCCCGAACCGGCCGAGACGGACGAGACCACTGCAATCACACCCTCTGCCGGCTCGGAATCCCAGGAGACCGACGCGGGTCGATCGACCGACACACGCGAAGATGAATCCGCGTCAGATCGGCTCGAGGAGCCCGCAGGCGAAGCCCTCGAGTCGGAAGCAGGAACTGAAGTCGTCGATTCGGCGGCACCTCCGACAGACTCCTCGACCGGTTCAGCACCCGAGACCGACGAGCCGAAGCTCACCGCTGACATCGATCCCGATTCCGGCGACGAAATCGGGAGCGGCGACGAGACGGCGGATGCAGAAACCGACTCCAAAGCCGCCGAGCGAGACGACTCCCCCGGAACAGTTCGCCGGCTGCTGTCGCAACTCAACCCGTTCTAGCTATCTTTTCGGCCGTGCTCGTCGCTGTCGCTGACCGCTCTCTCGTCGACTCGAGACTCCGCGAAGGGATCATTCGTCGCCGACGTTGACCGTCACGACCGGAACCGGCGACGAGCGAACGACTCGTTCGGCGACACTGCCGATCAACTCTCGAGACGTCCCCGTCCGACCGGACGTCGCCATAACGACGATGTCGACGTCGTTCTCATCGATGCAGTCGAGAATTTCCTCGTGTGGGACGCCACGGACGACCGACGACTCGACCTCGAGTCCTGCCTCCTCGCCGCGCTCCGTGACGTCGGCGACGGCACGTTCGCCGGCGTCGAACAGCGAGCCGTAAATGTCCTCTTCGGCGTCGTCGTCGAGCGTGTCCCCGAACGCCGGCGACGATTCGACGACGTACTGAGTGTGCAGGGTCGCGTCGTACTTGTCCGCGAGGTCGATAGCGTGTGCGAGCGCGGTGTCTGATCCGTCCGAACCGTCGGTCGGTGCGAGAACTGTCTCGTACATGAACAGTCGTTCGAACAATCGACGTGAAGCGTTTTCGGGTATTACTACTCGGTAGGAACGAGCGACGAGAAACGAACGAGTCGAAAAAGACTGCGGTCGCCGGTTTAGAGGAACTCTTCGATGTGGTCGGCGACTTCCTCGGGGGTGTCACCGACCGGGACGCCGGCGTCGTTCAGGGCGTTGATCTTGCTCTCTGCGGTACCGGTACCGGAGCCGGAGACGATCGCACCGGCGTGGCCCATGCGCTTGCCCGGCGGCGCGGTGCGGCCGGCGATGAAGCCGGCGACGGGCGTGTCGACGTGTTCGTCGATGAAGGCTGCGGCCTGTTCCTCGTCCTCGCCACCGATCTCACCGCACATGACGATGGCGTCGGTGTCGGGGTCGTTCTCGAACAGCTCGAGGGCGTCGATGAAGCTCGTGCCGATGATCGGGTCGCCGCCGATACCGATCGCGGTGGTCTGGCCGATGCCGCGAGAGGTGAGGTTGTCGACGACCTGGTAGGTGAGAGTGCCCGAGCGGGAGACGAGACCGACGTTGCCCTCCGAGAAGATGTTACCGGGGAGGATGCCGAGTTTGGCCTCGCCAGGGGTGATGAGACCGGGACAGTTGGGACCGATGAGTCGCGTGTCGGTCTCGGAGAGGCGCTTGTTGACCTTGGCCATGTCCTGGGTCGGGATGCCTTCAGTGATCGCGACGGCCAGATCGAGGTCCGTATCGAGCGCCTCGAAGACCGCGTCGCCGGCGAACGCCGGCGGGACGAAGATGACCGACGTGTCGGCGTTCTCTTCTTCCACCGCTTCGTGGACCGTGTCGTAGACGGGAACGCCAGCAGCCTCCTGGCCACCTTTGCCGGGAACCGCACCGGCAACGACGTTGGTGCCGTACTCCATCATCTGTTCGGCGTGGAACTTGCCTTCCCCGCCGGTGATGCCCTGTACCACGACGCGCGTGTCGTCGTCGACTAGAACGCTCATTGTTCGTTCACCTCCTCAGCGTACTCGACAGCACGCTGGACCGCATCCTCGAGGGTCTGTTCGACCGTCACGAGGTCCTCGTTCAGAATCTCCATGCCTTCCTCCCAGTTCGTGCCAGCGAGACGGACGACGACCGGCTTGGGAATCTCGTCGAACTGCTCGAGTGCCTCGTTGATCCCGCGGGCGACCTCGTCGCCACGGGTGATCCCGCCGAAGATGTTGAAGACGACCGAATCGACGTTGTCGTCCGAGAAGACCATATCGAGCGCGTTCGCGATACGCTCTGCCTTCGCGCCACCACCGACGTCCAGGAAGTTCGCGGGTTCGCCGCCGTAGTGGTCGACGAGGTCGAGCGTGGTCATGACGAGGCCGGCACCGTTGCCGATGATACCAGTGTTACCCGAGAGACGGACGTAGTCGAAGTTGTACTCGTCTGCCTTCTGCTCGAGTTCGTCGCCGCTTGCGGCTTCCTCTTCCATCTCGGCCAGTTCCGGCTGGCGGAAGAGAGCGTCCTCGTCGACGTTCATCACGGCGTCGGCCGCGATGACCTCGTCGTCTGCCGTGATCATCAGCGGGTTGATCTCGACGTCGGAGCCGTCCTTGTTCTCCCAGAGATCGTACAGCGTCTTCAGGATGCTCGAGACGTCGCGGGCAACCGCCTCGTCGACGCCCGCGTCGTAGACGGCCTTGCGGGCCTGGTAGGGGTGCATGCCGAAGGACGGATCGACGTGTTCGCGTGCGATCGCGTCGGGGTCTTCCTCGGCGACTTCCTCGATGTTGACCCCACCCTTGGTCGAGACCATCGCGACGGGCTTGCCCTCGCCGCGATCCATCGTGATGCCGACGTAGAGTTCGTTCGTGAAGTCGACGGCCTCCTCGACGAGGACCTGCTCGACGTGGTAGCCCTTGAGATCCATTCCCAGGATCGAGTCGGCTGCCTCGCGAGCCTCGTCTGCGTCGTCGACGAGTTCGATTCCGCCGGCCTTGCCCCGGCCACCGACGTGTACCTGCGCTTTGACTGCGACTGGATACCCGATCTCGTCTGCCGCGGAGACGACCCCGTCGACGTCGGAGGCGAGTTGTGACTCCGGCGTCGGGATGCCGGCGTCGGCGAAGACATCCTTCGCCTGATATTCGTGTAGTCTCATATCCATTCGAACGGGCGTTCCGGCCTTGCTTAAATCCTGCCAGTTTCCGTTCGTCACGAACCGTCACTCACGGGACAAGCCCCCGTCGATTGCCGGTTCACGAACGATTGCGAACGACCCCGACCGAAGCGTTTGACTCGAGCGAACCCAAACGGTCGAACGCCAACCGCGACTCGAAGAGCGGATCGAACGCATGCTACCAACCCACGTCTCACGGCGGAGGCCCTGCCGGTGACGAACCCGACCGTCGCCCGGCCCAGCCAGTGGGTCAGCACGCTCGAGAACGTCCTTCGCGTGCTGGTCCACAGCAACCTCTTTATCTCGACCGCGACCACGAGCGTGGCGGTGACGACGATACTCCTGGCCGGCCTCCCGCTCGAGGCGCTCCCGCTTTTCATCGTCTTCGCCGCGACGCTTTTCGTCTACACGGTCAACCGGCTCACCGACATCGAGGAAGACGAACAAAACGTTCCGGGACGAGCGACCTTTACGAGGCGGTACGGGCGTCTCTGGCTGGTCCTGGGGTCGGTGCTGTATCTCGCTGCGTTCGTCACCGCGCTCGCGCTGGGACTCCCCGGAGCGATCTACATGCCGCTACCGCTGCTGGCAGCCGTACTCTACTCGCTGGTCGGTGTCAAACGCGTCTTCTTCGTGAAGAACCTCTTCGTCGGACTCGCCTGGGGGTTGATTCCGTTCGGGGTCGGCTACTACTACCAGCAGCCCTGGACGGCCGAGATCCTGTTTCTGGCCGGCTACGTGACCGCCATGATCACGGTCGCTGCAGTGATCTTCGACGTCAAAGACATCGAGGGCGACCTCGAGGAGGGAATTCCGACGATTCCCAACACCGTCGGTCCAGCCCAGACGCGAACGCTGGCACAGGTCGGTAACGTCGCCGTCGCACTCGGCGTCCTCGCTGTCGTGGCCGTCGGCGTCGCCGCTCCTCGTCTGCTGGTCGTGCTCGCGATGAACGTCTACGTCGCCGGCTACATTCCCTTCTCGACGCCCGACCGGGGACCGCTGTTCTACGGGTTCGTCGTCGACGGCGAACACGTCTTTCTGGCGGCCGTCGTGATCGGTCTCGAGTGGCTCGTCTGGTAGTCGATCCGAGTTTAGTCCCGATCGGTCTCCGCCCAGTCACAGTCCTGGCACTTCCAGCCGGTGACGAACTCGGTGACAGAGGGCATGTAGCCGACCGTCAGGACGTCGCCGCCACACTCCGGACACTCCCGGTCGGCGTCCTCGATCGCCTCGGCCTCCATAACCGAGTCGTCCTCGATGAGTTCCGCGAGTTTCTTGGCCGTCACCATTCGCCCCTGAACGACGCGATTCTCGCTCACGTTCGAGAACGCGGGCCCGACCATCCTAAGCGTTTCCGGGATACTCGGCGACGACCCGGCGCGAACAACTCGAGAGCCCGGCCTGTAGTTGCGGGCACAATGGTATAGGAATCCCACTGCCAACGCTCCGCCATGGAAACGCGATGGGCGACGGTCGACGGCGTACGGGTTCACCTTCCGGAAGACGTCACCGCAGATCAGTTGCGGGAGAGACTCCACAAACCCGACGACGCCGTCCTGATCGGCGTGACGGGTGATCTCGTCTCCGTCGTACACGAAGAAGAACGCCCGCTCTCGGAACTGATCGCCGGTTGTGCCGATACCTACTACTTCAGACGGGATGGAGGCCTCGAGCGAGGCGACATTCCGGCGATGGCGGAAATCGAGACGGCGTTGGCAGATCCGTCACAGGACGAGACGACGTTCCAGCGACCGGACGTCAACCGCTGACGAACTACTCGACGGTGACAATCGATTGCTCCCCGAATTCGACCGTGACGTGGTGGCCAGCGTACGGAAACTCGATTCGGCCCGTTCGCTCCGTCCCAGACTCGGTCGTCGCGAACGCGGACGTCAACGCATCCGGATCGACCGCTTCGAACAACGGCGGTAACTCCATGGGTTCCGTGTTTTCGAGCGTAGCGACCGCCATTACGATGCGTTCACATACCCCGTCACTGTCTACCTCGAGGGTCTGAGTCATTGCTATCGTTGGCCACGCTCTCGCGTTAATATGTTTCGAATTTCTCATAGCCGATAGTAATCCCTACCGTCGGCAACTGGCTGCTACGGCCGTTCGAATCCCGGGTGTCGCCCAATTTTATGCTAATAGTCGCCATTACTCATACATAAACACTTGTCCACTTGAATTCCGTTTTACGGCCTCCAGATGTACAATTCATCCAATAGGCGGGAAAATATTGAAGTTATTACGACCCATTGTGTGTATCGGAGACTCATGGGAGAGAATATCACGCTCGAGCGAGTCGACGACGTCCCCGCCGAATCACGGATCTGTCACTACGACGAACTGGGTGAAGCGGCGAAAGAACGACTCCCCGCACTCACTGATGAGCCCGAATCGGCCGTCGGCGGTACCGTCGTCGACGGCTTCCACGACTGCGACCTGGTAAAGTACACCGACTATTACGAGATTTCGGTCCGCTGACTTCTGGTTCGGTCGCTC containing:
- the sucD gene encoding succinate--CoA ligase subunit alpha, with the protein product MSVLVDDDTRVVVQGITGGEGKFHAEQMMEYGTNVVAGAVPGKGGQEAAGVPVYDTVHEAVEEENADTSVIFVPPAFAGDAVFEALDTDLDLAVAITEGIPTQDMAKVNKRLSETDTRLIGPNCPGLITPGEAKLGILPGNIFSEGNVGLVSRSGTLTYQVVDNLTSRGIGQTTAIGIGGDPIIGTSFIDALELFENDPDTDAIVMCGEIGGEDEEQAAAFIDEHVDTPVAGFIAGRTAPPGKRMGHAGAIVSGSGTGTAESKINALNDAGVPVGDTPEEVADHIEEFL
- a CDS encoding replication factor C large subunit, coding for MSDWTEKYRPTTLSEVRGNNKARDKLKEWADTWDEHRDAVIVHGSPGIGKTSAAHALANDMGWPVMELNASDSRGADVIERIAGEAAKTGTLTSGGAGRRLVILDEADNFHGNADYGGSREVTRVVKDANQPIVLVANEFYDMSQSLRNACETIEFRDVSKRSIVPVLRDICRREGIEFEEEALESIAEDTSGDLRSAVNDLQAVAEEAERLTVEDVVTGERDTTEGIFDYLDTLIKEEDAEGALRASYDVDETPDDLLNWIEDNVPKDYEGEELADAYEFLANADRWLGRVRSTQNYSYWRYATDNMTAGVAASRQEPKGGWTRYGPPSYWSKLGRTKGTRNTRDAIAERIAEREGTSVATARREILPFLSAMTHHCKNRELTVQMAAVYELDEKEVSFVTGSGKDTNKVQSIVEDAEERRTEATVEHSGSAFFGGEDDGDESRDQTDDEPTGDSSDDEQATIAASSDDGGSTEVESTSETGETDDDQSGLNDFL
- a CDS encoding universal stress protein, which translates into the protein MYETVLAPTDGSDGSDTALAHAIDLADKYDATLHTQYVVESSPAFGDTLDDDAEEDIYGSLFDAGERAVADVTERGEEAGLEVESSVVRGVPHEEILDCIDENDVDIVVMATSGRTGTSRELIGSVAERVVRSSPVPVVTVNVGDE
- the sucC gene encoding ADP-forming succinate--CoA ligase subunit beta — translated: MRLHEYQAKDVFADAGIPTPESQLASDVDGVVSAADEIGYPVAVKAQVHVGGRGKAGGIELVDDADEAREAADSILGMDLKGYHVEQVLVEEAVDFTNELYVGITMDRGEGKPVAMVSTKGGVNIEEVAEEDPDAIAREHVDPSFGMHPYQARKAVYDAGVDEAVARDVSSILKTLYDLWENKDGSDVEINPLMITADDEVIAADAVMNVDEDALFRQPELAEMEEEAASGDELEQKADEYNFDYVRLSGNTGIIGNGAGLVMTTLDLVDHYGGEPANFLDVGGGAKAERIANALDMVFSDDNVDSVVFNIFGGITRGDEVARGINEALEQFDEIPKPVVVRLAGTNWEEGMEILNEDLVTVEQTLEDAVQRAVEYAEEVNEQ
- a CDS encoding UbiA family prenyltransferase, with amino-acid sequence MTNPTVARPSQWVSTLENVLRVLVHSNLFISTATTSVAVTTILLAGLPLEALPLFIVFAATLFVYTVNRLTDIEEDEQNVPGRATFTRRYGRLWLVLGSVLYLAAFVTALALGLPGAIYMPLPLLAAVLYSLVGVKRVFFVKNLFVGLAWGLIPFGVGYYYQQPWTAEILFLAGYVTAMITVAAVIFDVKDIEGDLEEGIPTIPNTVGPAQTRTLAQVGNVAVALGVLAVVAVGVAAPRLLVVLAMNVYVAGYIPFSTPDRGPLFYGFVVDGEHVFLAAVVIGLEWLVW
- a CDS encoding DUF5795 family protein → MSENRVVQGRMVTAKKLAELIEDDSVMEAEAIEDADRECPECGGDVLTVGYMPSVTEFVTGWKCQDCDWAETDRD
- a CDS encoding prolipoprotein diacylglyceryl transferase is translated as MTNSTIDDETGDGGGFDVGSSGDELFGGIAEDSQDEPAVDDWATDHERVSQAVEDRTADSVFGELKADVGNDADDVLGDESPDDIIASADEPEPEPEWPVGDDLVADEQELEALLLTGRTKEQEFLWVDPADEDAATDAPSAPEETTETDDSQETSNVDDSRDTDPEPAETDETTAITPSAGSESQETDAGRSTDTREDESASDRLEEPAGEALESEAGTEVVDSAAPPTDSSTGSAPETDEPKLTADIDPDSGDEIGSGDETADAETDSKAAERDDSPGTVRRLLSQLNPF
- a CDS encoding HalOD1 output domain-containing protein, whose amino-acid sequence is MTQTLEVDSDGVCERIVMAVATLENTEPMELPPLFEAVDPDALTSAFATTESGTERTGRIEFPYAGHHVTVEFGEQSIVTVE
- a CDS encoding aminotransferase class I/II-fold pyridoxal phosphate-dependent enzyme; its protein translation is MEDRGFDLEDRVTSLEARRRTLSPADRVAERGHFAPPPEGDLPVLESDEVLVFGSNNYLGLTTDQRVQDAARQAAATVGTGAGSSRPATGDTLVHHDLERQLAEVKGTDRALSFSSGYAANVGTLTALEPDVVFSDESNNAGIVDGCRLSGADTVVYDHCSLEDLRSKLETRAERGDDDESWLIATDTVFGAVGTVAPLSSICDLAEKFGAWVLADEAHATGLYADGGGIVQAEGLEDCIDVQLGTLSMALASQGGYVAGSDALIECLIQDARSFVSSTGLSPTAAATASEALHVARHSDAREQLWENVAHLRDGLEAMGFEVLGDSQILPVVVGDREDATALADGIRERNVVATPIQPPKVPTGASRVRVTPMATHRPVDVVACLEAFQAAGEEVGLL